The genomic window GCTCCTGCGGGCGCGGGGGCTGGCGGGTCTGCCGCCGGGCTGATCAGCTGCGCAGGTCTCGTCCCGTCTTTCGCTTCAGCGTCTCCACCTTGCTGTCCAGTCGTCCGCCGCCTCCCGCGCGCGCATCGATCTTGATCTGGCAGGCGATGCGGTCGCAGTCGCGGCGCATGCGTTCGTAACAGCTGCCGACGACGGCCAAGACCTCGCCCCATTCCCCTTCCAGGGTCGTGCCCATGGGTCCCAGCCGGTAGGGCAGGCCGCTGTCGTCGATGATCTCCAGGGAGCGCTTGACGTAATCGCTGACGCTGGCCCCCTTGTCCGTGGGATACATGGAAAACTCGAGCAGGACCATCTTCGCACTCCCTCGGTTCGGGGCGGGCCCGTCACTTGAGCAACATCACCGACCGGGCGTCGCGCTGCGATCCGGCGCGCAGGTCGACCACGTAGGATCCGCTGGGCAGCGGCCGCCCGCCGTCGTCGCATCCGTCCCAG from bacterium includes these protein-coding regions:
- a CDS encoding MTH1187 family thiamine-binding protein, encoding MVLLEFSMYPTDKGASVSDYVKRSLEIIDDSGLPYRLGPMGTTLEGEWGEVLAVVGSCYERMRRDCDRIACQIKIDARAGGGGRLDSKVETLKRKTGRDLRS